The nucleotide window TGCTATCACATGCAAAATGAGTTGTGATATCATCTTTACTGCTCATGAGGTGACTCTTTTATGGTGGATTAATGAGCTCCAAATGAATTTTAACGTAGAAATTTTAGTTAATAGTTTCACCGTGTATAGCCCAATAAAAGGAAGAAAGATGCTAATAGTAAATCCAAAGCTACAGAAGCTAAAGAAACATACAACCCAAAGCAGCTAAACCGCTACCAATAAACAAGCCGTTACAGACAAACTATTACGGAAGTAGGAGTCCGACATATAGACTCGAACCGGAATCAGAAGGAAACCACGGGGGGCGCGGCCGCGGTGATGgggtcctcttccttcttccggcGCATCTCGAGGACCTTGCGGTGGCTGTTGGAGTGCATGTGGCTGACGAAAGTGGGGCTGCAAGCTGGTCGATACTCCGGGAGGAGGCGGCCGGACTTGAACCGGACGCCGCAGGCGTTGCACAGGGTCTTGGAGCCGAGGGGGCCGGCCCGCCACTGCGGCGTCTTCTGGGCACCGCAGTGGCTGCACCGCCGCTCGCCGATGGCGGCGGGTGCGGCGGACGGCGGGACCTTGGGCTTTCGGCCGCGCTTCTTCGGTGTCTGCTTCATGCGCGGCGGCGGGTGGTGGCCGTAAATGAGGAAGCTTTGGTCGAAGCCGCCAGCGGGCTGGTCGTGTATGAGGAGAGGGGAGGAGGATGAGGTAGAAGAGCAAGAGGCGGCGGAGGTGGTGGTACTGTTGTCGGCGGAGGAGAACGAGGAGGTGTCGGCGAAGGGGACAGGGCCGGATTTTGACCAGGCGGCGGTGGCGCTGCGCGAGCGCTTGCTCCGCTTGGCCTTCACTATGCCCATGGCTTCCGTAGAGAGGGCGCAGACGCTGGGGCCCAGAAGGAAGGGCCGTTGACATTGCGGTGCGGCGGTGCGGGGGTGCCGGTTCTCATGCCGGGCGAGGGGTGCAACCCCAGAGCACGGCGGGGGGAACTCCGTGATGGAGTCGTCTATGATGTAAGAAACCCATTCCAGCTCTTCAGCGTCATGCGCCTGCAGACGGCAAAACAGCAGCACTCAGAATGCATCAACAATCTGTCCCTCAATATAAAAATCCCAACTTTGAACCCTTCCGAAGGAGAAGACTCACTGGAAAGATATCTGaaagaggcggcggcggcggtagctCGAAGGAGAGAgccgaagaggaggaaggaggggaCGAATACGAGCTGCAGCGCTCAGGCTCCGTGTGCTGAGCTCCGGCTTCCGTTTCGAATTTCCCGCCCACTTCGGCTTCATCCGCTTTCATCTCGTCTTCCGCGAACTCTCCAAGGTTGAGGAGGTCGTCGACCGCGAAACCCTCGCCCAAATAGTTCCCCCGCTCGACAACCCAACATGCCTCTTCGCTCAAAACCCCTTGGTCCTGCAGCAGCTGCTGCGCTGCGTACATATTCTCCATCCTTAAACTAGGCTTCAGAGCTTCCATGTCGGTTCCCTCCTCTACCTGCAACCCACCAAACTTTCCTAAAACCTCCATTCTTAAACGCCGAAAAGAAGAATAAAACACGAGAGGTTCGGACTCTAGGATGAAATTTAGCAGAGAtggaaaataaaagaagaaagattCCATCTTTACCATCAATTCCAGCAAAGATGAGATTTTTATCATGTTTCCTCCGGTTTCAACCTACCTGAGAGGAGTGGGAGCAAGCGGAGGGCGGGACAGGCGCGGGCCGGGGAGCGCGAAGGGGCAGCGTATCGAAGGAACAAGGGCCGAAGAAGAGAGACGAGGCCGCCTCGAAGCTGGATGAACAAGGGATGAGCGTTCGGCGGTGCATTGAATGGCTGCCACAAGTCCGTGGGCGGAACCAGTGCCCTGTTCCTCCTCGTCCCCGTTTACCCTTTCTACTACTACTTTTCTCTCAGTTCAATGGCCAACTCAAAATTCCAGGACGCGCTTGCTTCTTTATGTTTCACCCGCTCTTGCCTCAGAAACTACTGCTAATTCTAATGTTCCTATTGGAATCCAGTGACGAGCGGTGAGACTTGATTCAAATGTGAACTGTAGTTCATCAAGATTAGCGTTCGATGTTCAATTCTACCCATCCTTCTGCATCTAAACCACGGGAGTGCCACTGCCATTGGTGGATTGGTGTCATCTCCGAACCGTGTATATTATTATCCGGACAAAATAGGAGAGAGAAGGAATCAAATGCGGAAGCGAAGAAGAAGGCCAGCGTTGCGCCCCGAGGCTGTCTTCATCCTTTCGAGCGTCTGCTGCGGTGATGGGACTCCATTCGTACTCCTGCAGCTCTTCATTACCCCTACCTTGTTCTTTTCCACCCCCCCCCCCATCCAGTAATTTTGTTCCAATTTCGAGGGCATCGTAGTAAGGACATCTCGTTTCTCCTTTTTGAAACTTCTATacatgatttttcttttcttttcttttttgaataaatCTCCTTCGATGACGCGTTTTGCTGGCGCGACGGCTGGCACTTTACTCGTCATATCGTTTTGACTCGACTTTCCTCCAGTAATTTTACTCCATTGCCACTTCGCTTCGACGGAATTCCTCGTGGACGAGGGTCCTTTAGACGGGGCAGGCAGGTCATTTTGGATAAGAATGAGAATAACTTTGAACCGGGCGGCTTATGCCGAGTCAAACAAAGTGTCACGTGGTGGGCGGTCCGAGTCGATTTCGGAACCGGCGGCTCCATTTGGTCCACCCACGCCAGCGTCGACCCTCTCGAAGGACCGCCAGGTGTTCGAAATTTAAACGTCATCAGCAGCAGGCTCACGTGTAGACACGTGCAGCGCCAGAAGATAATATtatcttattttattaatttagctAATAAATATGTTAATAAATTCTCGTAAAATCTTGAGTTTAAATTTCATCATTATCATTTATCTCTTATCTAAAAAACAAACCACGTTTTGAAGTTCATCCTGCAAAATGGGCTTATAGTTTATCACCAATCTTGATGCGCCAAGCATCATCAGCGTCGCATCCTACGTCCGGTGACGTCGTGACTCGAGACGTAGACTCCACGCAACAGCCAGACACGTGTCTAGTCCGTTTAGTTACCCCGAGCTCGGGCCGAGCGCGCGTCACGCGACCGTTGCCCGGGCAGGTGGACCAGACGCCGCCCAAATTAGTGGCAAAGTGGCCCAATTCACGTGAGGGGCGGTGGATATTAAAATTGAACCAAACCCTAAACAAATATTGGAAAAAGGATTCAGAGACCAAATCTCACATGCACCTCTTCCCAACCCCTTTTCACATGTTCCCTCGTGTCAAGCTTTTCGCAATCGATTAAAATAGTAGCATATATTTAAGAGAAGGATATATTTGatgattcacatatatatatatatatatatatatatatatatatatatatatatatatatatatatatatatatgttaattttgAAATAGTTAGGAAAAAAAATCCTCGTAATATATAATATGTACAACGCCTAAATATAATCCGAAGGTTTGTGGACATGGAGCCTCTGCGCGGATCCAGATACCCGGAGCCGGGATCCGAAATATAACGGGTTTCGGATTCGGATCCGTTGGATGGTCGTTCAAATCCCACTCCGGGTCCAGTATCAAAATTATCCTCAGGCGCCGGCCTAGGGATTCCTCGCAACGCGCTCGGCGTCTTACCTTGCGCATCGCCGCCTCCCCTGGTCCTTCGGCATCAGCGCCAGGCCGTCAACTTCAGAAGCAGCCTCCCCTAGGTGCTTACTCTCCCTCCTCCAGCGCCGCTTTCGCCGTCGATGCCAAAGCGTATGCCTTTTGTTCGTCTTTGAAATCTCATTCTAGGACTTCTGTTACAGCAATTGGCAGATATGGTCGTGTCTTGTTTGTCTTCTAATCCGTCGAGGATTTCCTGTTGCGTGACGCCTATAAGAGCATCAAATTCCTTTTGTCGGTCAGCTTCACCATTGCCCTGCAATCTAAGATTTAAAGACAGGATTACACTTTTGTCCTCCAAGGACAGGTAATGCATGAATGATTTTCTATTTTTTGGGAGCCATTAATTTCAATTATTCGTGTAGATTTCTTAAAGATGCCATCTTTTGCGCCAGCAAGTATGGAACTTCTCTAACTGAAGTGTACATTTTGAGAAGGCCTCGCATAACCAAAAAATTGGTGCATGCATCTTTTGGTGATATGGCTGAAGATTCACCTTGTAAGATGTCTTTACCTTTCTTCCTTTGTTGCTTTACGGTTCCTTTTTGGCTTGAATTCGACATGTGGGAATATGTCATGAGTAATGCAGAAATCATTATGCTTGTCCTAAGTAGGCTTGTCTATTCTATCATGAATAGCTTGATATTTTTAATTTGTAATTCTTACTTTGTGAACATGAATTCCACATGGTGGCAGCATATTGCGAGTGACGCAGAAAACATCCAGCTTCTCATAAATGGTATCTTGTAATTGGTAGCCTTCCTGAATCATTATGACTTTATCTGCTTAATTGTGAGTAGCTTTATGTGTGCAATCTTGTAATTGTTACTGTGTTGAAACAGTGTTAGATAACTGCTCTAACGCATTATCTGCTGTAGGATGATTTAACCAGCTGTGATTGTTCCATTTTATGCAAGTGTTGCCTAGTTTCCAATATGACTATATTGGACAATGTGGATATTTCATCTTTTTAAACACTACTATCAATCCTCTGTTCAATATGTAGTAGCTCGATTTTATTGAAGTAGTTAGGTTGCCTAGTTTCCAACGTGAACGTTATGGACAAGCCACAACAATGTGGATATTTGATTTGTTAACACCAGTATCAATCCCTTGGTCAGTATCTAGCATTGATAAAATAGGTGTGTAAAGCTTATTTTCCTTCCTAAAGCTTTCAAAGAAAGGAGACATTTATAGCTGATATGGACTGTGAGAACCTGGTGCCAGAAGTATAAATCATAGATTTGTGGTCTATTAGCTTGTGTACATCACTCATTTAATCTGTAGTTCCGGTTGAGCGGTCTTATGCTCTTTAACCAACGTCTAATTATCTCTTTCTGCAGCTGTCTTCCCTAGGATTCATGTAAAAGACCCATATAAGCGGCTGGGAATAAGCAGAGAAGCATCTGAAGAAGAAATTCAGGCTGCTAGAAACTTTTTAGTGAAAAAATATGCTGGACATAAGCCAAGTGTCGATGCAATTGAATCAGCCCATGACAGGATAATTATGCAGAGCTTATATGATAGAAGGAgtccaaaaataaatttgaagaagAAAGTAAGGGAGGTTACACAATCACGTGTTGTCAAGGCTGTCACAAGTAGATTTGAAGCTCCATCCATGAAAATCATTTTGAAGACCGCGGCTGCATTCATTGTTCTTGGAGTACTCACTGTTCTCTTTCCAACGGAAGAAGGGCCAACACTTCAAGTGGCCATTTCGCTCATAGCATCCATATATTTCATATATGACAGGCTTAAGAGCGGCTTGCGAGCATTCTTATATGGGTCTGTTTTCAGTTTCATTATTGAACTTTTGTGGATTCTGCATAGCATGATATATAATAGTCTTAAAAATCAACTGTTTGGTGACAGTCTCTTTAGTACCTTTCTTCTATCAATAACTTGTTCATAAACTTAGATGAGAAGATCTGTTTGTTTTTATGTTAGTTGCAGGAATTATATAGTGTTTCTGCTCTTGACTTTTTAGATTTGACATAGTAGTTTTGTGACACTTCATTATGTCACTCTTCAGCATGTATCCAATAGAGATGTCTATGTGCACTATCGTTTATTTGGAAAGAAATCTCTCTTGGCACATGCATTCCTTATAGATTGTTTTGGTGGTAAATCACCAGCTGAAATACTGAATATTATGGCTTAAACCTTTTATATATATCGAGTGTGACAAATTTATGACAAGTAAATGCATTGTTAAGTTTCAGTGTTAGGTACGCTATGATCTCTTGTCCATTTATTCGAGTAACaagctcttttttcttttccacTTTCTTGGAGGGATAATGTCTTTATGCGAGTGTTTAATAGGATATATTTCTATTATAAAAGCAAATATCAACATTTGCATTCAAAATGTTTGCTTTTAATAAAAACAATTTTCATCTTGCAGAAAGTTCCTTGTTCGATGTTTTTTGTtgaaaaagcattttcttttgtactaaatggatctgttgattaaattattaatatgacTCTCCATAACATTTATTAGATGGTAAGTTAAGCATGGAGATGTGGATCGTGTAATATTTTGGACATCTGGAAAAAACTAGTGTTTTCTTGGGGAGAAATATGTAAAATCAAAGCACAAATTCTCCGTCATTATAGACACCATGGTTTGAAATATCGAGGTATTATTGGTAACCAgcttattataaataattaattttctttttgatgTATAAAGATGTGTTGTGCCATATGTATGTACTGGTCTGATAAGGATCTAGTATAGGTACTAGCAAAATATTTTAAACATTAAGAAGCATCCATTGTTGGTTTGTTTACTTCTTCATAGATATGTTGTGTAAATTGATTAACGTATAATAAATTAGTGATAGTTTGAAAT belongs to Musa acuminata AAA Group cultivar baxijiao chromosome BXJ3-5, Cavendish_Baxijiao_AAA, whole genome shotgun sequence and includes:
- the LOC135638146 gene encoding GATA transcription factor 6-like; protein product: MHRRTLIPCSSSFEAASSLFFGPCSFDTLPLRAPRPAPVPPSACSHSSQVEEGTDMEALKPSLRMENMYAAQQLLQDQGVLSEEACWVVERGNYLGEGFAVDDLLNLGEFAEDEMKADEAEVGGKFETEAGAQHTEPERCSSYSSPPSSSSALSFELPPPPPLSDIFPAHDAEELEWVSYIIDDSITEFPPPCSGVAPLARHENRHPRTAAPQCQRPFLLGPSVCALSTEAMGIVKAKRSKRSRSATAAWSKSGPVPFADTSSFSSADNSTTTSAASCSSTSSSSPLLIHDQPAGGFDQSFLIYGHHPPPRMKQTPKKRGRKPKVPPSAAPAAIGERRCSHCGAQKTPQWRAGPLGSKTLCNACGVRFKSGRLLPEYRPACSPTFVSHMHSNSHRKVLEMRRKKEEDPITAAAPPVVSF
- the LOC135637655 gene encoding protein CHAPERONE-LIKE PROTEIN OF POR1, chloroplastic-like isoform X4; its protein translation is MVVSCLSSNPSRISCCVTPIRASNSFCRSASPLPCNLRFKDRITLLSSKDSKYGTSLTEVYILRRPRITKKLVHASFGDMAEDSPSVFPRIHVKDPYKRLGISREASEEEIQAARNFLVKKYAGHKPSVDAIESAHDRIIMQSLYDRRSPKINLKKKVREVTQSRVVKAVTSRFEAPSMKIILKTAAAFIVLGVLTVLFPTEEGPTLQVAISLIASIYFIYDRLKSGLRAFLYGIGAFFASWLLGTFLMVSVMPPLLQGPRSLEVCHN
- the LOC135637655 gene encoding protein CHAPERONE-LIKE PROTEIN OF POR1, chloroplastic-like isoform X1, with protein sequence MVVSCLSSNPSRISCCVTPIRASNSFCRSASPLPCNLRFKDRITLLSSKDSKYGTSLTEVYILRRPRITKKLVHASFGDMAEDSPSVFPRIHVKDPYKRLGISREASEEEIQAARNFLVKKYAGHKPSVDAIESAHDRIIMQSLYDRRSPKINLKKKVREVTQSRVVKAVTSRFEAPSMKIILKTAAAFIVLGVLTVLFPTEEGPTLQVAISLIASIYFIYDRLKSGLRAFLYGIGAFFASWLLGTFLMVSVMPPLLQGPRSLEVSTSLLSYILLWVSSTYLRFAIIERQKFFSGASYDEVSFVFSWWCWFLC
- the LOC135637655 gene encoding protein CHAPERONE-LIKE PROTEIN OF POR1, chloroplastic-like isoform X2, which produces MVVSCLSSNPSRISCCVTPIRASNSFCRSASPLPCNLRFKDRITLLSSKDSKYGTSLTEVYILRRPRITKKLVHASFGDMAEDSPSVFPRIHVKDPYKRLGISREASEEEIQAARNFLVKKYAGHKPSVDAIESAHDRIIMQSLYDRRSPKINLKKKVREVTQSRVVKAVTSRFEAPSMKIILKTAAAFIVLGVLTVLFPTEEGPTLQVAISLIASIYFIYDRLKSGLRAFLYGIGAFFASWLLGTFLMVSVMPPLLQGPRSLEVSTSLLSYILLWVSSTYLRKLENGVLIFKMTNLRKFLKD
- the LOC135637655 gene encoding protein CHAPERONE-LIKE PROTEIN OF POR1, chloroplastic-like isoform X3, whose product is MVVSCLSSNPSRISCCVTPIRASNSFCRSASPLPCNLRFKDRITLLSSKDSKYGTSLTEVYILRRPRITKKLVHASFGDMAEDSPSVFPRIHVKDPYKRLGISREASEEEIQAARNFLVKKYAGHKPSVDAIESAHDRIIMQSLYDRRSPKINLKKKVREVTQSRVVKAVTSRFEAPSMKIILKTAAAFIVLGVLTVLFPTEEGPTLQVAISLIASIYFIYDRLKSGLRAFLYGIGAFFASWLLGTFLMVSVMPPLLQGPRSLEVSTSLLSYILLWVSSTYLR